A region of Natribaculum luteum DNA encodes the following proteins:
- a CDS encoding DUF7518 family protein: protein MSKNRVEKLETAVAELESTVEGLTEELVEAKERIRVLEAELDTETPTRVPNRRTDEDSEETPEAQPDEIEEAAAEATEESDDEAEDSGTDDIIVA from the coding sequence ATGTCGAAAAATCGCGTCGAGAAGCTCGAGACGGCCGTGGCGGAACTCGAGTCGACGGTCGAGGGGCTGACCGAAGAGCTCGTCGAGGCAAAGGAACGAATTCGCGTCCTCGAAGCCGAGCTCGACACCGAGACCCCCACGCGTGTCCCCAACCGACGGACCGACGAGGACAGCGAGGAGACGCCCGAGGCACAACCCGACGAGATCGAGGAAGCGGCAGCCGAAGCGACCGAGGAATCCGACGACGAAGCGGAAGACTCAGGTACCGACGACATCATCGTCGCATAA
- a CDS encoding cupin domain-containing protein yields the protein MTPKTQTKPLAVDVHRFDGVDVWQDGDERARIRGYFPLSPGTPNAGDVSGEDLMIVSIEIESGNYLPTHRDSNEELLLVTEGAVEATVGDETVGLSSGECTIVPKMEPHGLRNVGDDTARVVGFFPNDELTATFDAPLFPFESSVVTIGGETDDPETE from the coding sequence GTGACTCCGAAGACACAGACAAAACCGCTGGCCGTCGACGTTCACCGGTTCGATGGGGTCGACGTCTGGCAGGACGGTGACGAGCGCGCGCGGATCCGCGGCTACTTCCCGCTCTCGCCAGGGACGCCCAACGCAGGCGACGTCTCGGGCGAGGACCTGATGATCGTCAGCATAGAGATCGAATCCGGCAACTACCTTCCGACTCACCGGGACAGCAACGAAGAACTGCTGCTCGTGACCGAGGGGGCCGTCGAGGCGACCGTCGGCGACGAGACGGTCGGGCTCTCGAGTGGCGAGTGTACGATCGTCCCGAAAATGGAACCACACGGTCTCCGAAACGTCGGCGACGACACCGCTCGAGTCGTCGGGTTCTTCCCGAACGACGAACTGACCGCGACGTTCGACGCGCCGCTGTTTCCGTTCGAATCGAGCGTGGTGACCATCGGCGGCGAGACGGACGACCCCGAAACCGAGTGA
- a CDS encoding ABC transporter substrate-binding protein, with amino-acid sequence MTERTPSSSNDTGGIDRRDALKLVGGSTLAVALAGCTALIGDESDDSTEDADVPDEPIEAGLQTFTEGAPAVLGLQAQYGAETAVRRINDDGGVAGREIDLDVVNEGDEHIQNYRRFVDEGKDVTFGPISSGGHEAMVPEIEDRGVVNVATDGTVTTLYEESFPDATYSFRFQNHDVMEALAAVNQAVEVLGADSIDTYAGINPNYAFGQDEMALFSSGIEKLTGAEEVYSGFPELGADDMSAHVTEVNGTEPDVVFSSCWGGDATLLLEQAHANGMFDSTDLLVGPVLYGSANDLSADLVDGPIYSGSRNFYWDEPGTDRWTPAADLVSEVQSEYDVVPTAHFMSGYGAVTAWATAAEKAVDILGRWPEQDEIAAILEGHGFFTPAGYHTIGADHQGYSNAHFGELGWSDEYDAAILENVNVFAPEDVSPPPGTVSGDWIDTW; translated from the coding sequence ATGACAGAACGAACACCATCGAGTTCGAACGATACGGGAGGAATCGACAGACGAGACGCGCTGAAACTGGTTGGCGGTTCGACGCTCGCCGTCGCACTCGCGGGGTGTACCGCGCTCATCGGTGACGAGTCGGACGACTCCACCGAGGACGCCGACGTCCCGGACGAACCGATCGAGGCGGGACTCCAGACGTTCACCGAGGGTGCACCGGCGGTTCTCGGTCTCCAGGCACAGTACGGTGCGGAGACGGCGGTCCGTCGCATCAACGACGACGGCGGCGTCGCCGGCCGAGAGATCGACCTCGACGTCGTCAACGAGGGGGACGAGCACATCCAGAACTACCGGCGGTTCGTCGACGAGGGAAAGGACGTCACCTTCGGTCCGATCTCGAGCGGCGGTCACGAGGCGATGGTGCCCGAGATCGAGGATCGAGGCGTCGTCAACGTCGCGACCGACGGCACCGTGACGACGCTGTACGAGGAGAGTTTCCCGGACGCCACCTACTCGTTCCGGTTCCAGAACCACGACGTGATGGAGGCGCTGGCCGCCGTCAACCAGGCCGTCGAGGTCCTCGGTGCCGACTCCATCGACACGTACGCCGGGATCAACCCGAACTACGCGTTCGGCCAGGACGAGATGGCCCTCTTCTCGAGCGGGATCGAGAAACTCACCGGCGCAGAAGAGGTCTACAGCGGCTTCCCGGAGCTGGGAGCCGACGACATGTCGGCACACGTCACCGAGGTCAACGGCACGGAACCGGACGTGGTCTTCTCGAGTTGCTGGGGTGGCGACGCGACGCTGTTGCTCGAGCAGGCGCACGCAAACGGCATGTTCGACAGCACGGACCTGCTCGTCGGACCCGTCCTGTACGGCTCCGCGAACGACCTGAGCGCGGACCTCGTCGACGGACCGATCTACTCGGGGTCGCGCAACTTCTACTGGGACGAACCGGGTACCGATCGGTGGACTCCCGCTGCGGACCTGGTGTCGGAGGTCCAGTCGGAGTACGACGTCGTCCCGACCGCCCACTTCATGAGCGGCTACGGTGCGGTGACCGCGTGGGCGACGGCCGCCGAGAAGGCGGTCGACATCTTGGGTCGGTGGCCCGAGCAGGACGAAATCGCGGCCATCCTCGAGGGACACGGTTTCTTCACGCCGGCCGGCTACCACACCATCGGGGCGGACCACCAGGGATACTCGAACGCCCACTTCGGCGAACTGGGCTGGTCGGACGAGTACGATGCGGCGATCCTCGAGAACGTCAACGTCTTCGCGCCCGAAGACGTGTCGCCGCCGCCGGGAACGGTCTCCGGCGACTGGATCGACACGTGGTGA
- a CDS encoding branched-chain amino acid ABC transporter permease, whose amino-acid sequence MFESLPYHALNGLYYGFILFMIAAGLTIVFGVLGVLNLAHGELYALGSFVAFSIVGYLTGLMAEPTGPVTALIFGAVVLAGSLAAAAVLLPVGATLEAAFVRPIYDRDDVYQLLLTYALLLILTDVMKFVWGAKPLDVGVYGELNAIPTTELFGISYPTYNVVVVAVGLVVFGWLVWFFDRTKTGRIVRATAIDREMATAIGVSTDRIFTLVFAMGAFFAGFGGAMVSIGPGSAYLEMGLSPLVLSFVVIVIGGLGSLRGALVGALLVGVSTRVVTPYYPELELAAPFVLMVLVLLVRPEGLYGTWGEIE is encoded by the coding sequence ATGTTCGAATCGCTTCCCTACCACGCACTCAACGGCCTCTACTACGGGTTTATCCTGTTTATGATCGCCGCCGGACTGACGATCGTCTTCGGCGTCCTGGGCGTGCTCAACCTCGCACACGGCGAACTGTACGCGCTCGGGTCGTTCGTCGCGTTTTCGATCGTCGGCTACCTGACCGGCCTGATGGCCGAACCGACCGGTCCGGTCACGGCACTGATCTTCGGTGCCGTCGTACTCGCCGGTTCGCTCGCAGCGGCCGCCGTCCTCCTGCCGGTCGGGGCCACCCTCGAGGCGGCCTTCGTCAGACCGATCTACGACCGCGACGACGTCTACCAGCTGCTGTTGACGTACGCGCTCCTGTTGATCCTCACGGACGTGATGAAATTCGTCTGGGGGGCGAAGCCGCTCGACGTCGGCGTCTACGGCGAACTCAACGCCATTCCGACCACGGAACTGTTCGGGATCAGCTACCCCACCTACAACGTCGTCGTCGTCGCCGTCGGACTGGTGGTGTTCGGCTGGCTCGTCTGGTTTTTCGACCGGACGAAGACCGGCCGGATCGTGCGTGCGACCGCCATCGACCGGGAGATGGCCACCGCGATCGGCGTCAGCACCGACCGGATCTTCACCCTCGTGTTCGCGATGGGCGCCTTTTTCGCCGGTTTCGGCGGCGCGATGGTCAGTATCGGCCCGGGTTCCGCCTACCTCGAGATGGGGCTCTCGCCGCTCGTACTCTCGTTCGTCGTCATCGTCATCGGTGGCCTCGGGAGCCTGCGAGGTGCGCTCGTCGGCGCGTTGCTGGTCGGTGTCTCCACTCGAGTGGTCACGCCGTACTACCCCGAACTCGAGCTGGCAGCACCGTTCGTCCTGATGGTGCTCGTGTTGCTCGTCAGACCGGAAGGGCTGTACGGAACGTGGGGTGAGATCGAGTGA
- a CDS encoding branched-chain amino acid ABC transporter permease, with protein MSRARLSTGNLPTVVRVVLVVLGLGVLLAVPDLARVTPLSFATIHKGLLFGLAAVGLNLLLRHTELVSFGHVAFFGTGAYGAAVLATYYEVSSGLVLLAGAVLAATAVALVVGYLVAGHLDIYFALLTLAFNQVLFAFVVQSSFFNSTDGLSVRAGGVDRPSLLGLDQLLVSAGLDPVQAYNYVLYYLTVAILVVMVLVTWKLVNSPFGRALDAIGQDRTRARFIGIPVERYVWIAFTISGIYGGIAGGLFALLQLHVRPEPVLFAFVSGEILFMAILGGVGTLVGPVVGGVILVYLLDLARFYVTYYHALTGIVLLAVVYFLPEGVLGSLPALGAAIDRRRRDPGLVRNDVEAVVSSVRRGVHRAVTTVRILVFGVN; from the coding sequence GTGAGTCGCGCTCGCCTCTCGACAGGGAACCTGCCGACGGTGGTTCGGGTGGTACTCGTCGTCCTCGGCCTCGGCGTTCTCCTCGCCGTCCCCGACCTCGCGCGGGTGACGCCGCTGTCGTTCGCGACGATCCACAAGGGCCTCCTGTTCGGCCTCGCTGCGGTCGGGCTGAACCTGCTGTTGCGCCACACCGAACTGGTCTCGTTTGGCCACGTCGCGTTCTTCGGAACCGGCGCTTACGGGGCGGCGGTGCTCGCCACCTATTACGAGGTCTCGAGCGGACTCGTTCTGCTCGCCGGAGCCGTCCTCGCCGCGACGGCGGTCGCCCTCGTCGTCGGCTACCTCGTGGCCGGCCACCTCGACATCTACTTCGCGCTGTTGACGCTCGCGTTCAACCAGGTGCTGTTCGCGTTCGTCGTCCAGAGTAGCTTCTTCAACTCGACCGACGGCCTCTCGGTCCGCGCCGGCGGCGTCGACCGGCCGTCGTTGCTCGGTCTCGATCAACTGCTGGTGTCTGCCGGCCTCGATCCCGTCCAGGCGTACAACTACGTGCTGTACTATCTCACGGTCGCGATTCTCGTCGTCATGGTGCTCGTCACCTGGAAGCTCGTCAACTCCCCGTTCGGACGGGCGCTCGACGCCATCGGACAGGACCGCACTCGAGCACGGTTCATCGGGATTCCGGTCGAACGCTACGTCTGGATCGCGTTCACGATCTCCGGCATCTACGGTGGGATCGCCGGCGGTCTGTTCGCGTTACTCCAGTTGCACGTTCGCCCGGAACCCGTCCTGTTCGCGTTCGTCTCGGGCGAGATCCTGTTCATGGCGATTCTCGGCGGGGTCGGCACGCTCGTCGGACCGGTCGTCGGCGGCGTGATCCTCGTCTACCTGCTCGACCTGGCGCGATTCTACGTCACGTACTATCACGCGCTCACCGGGATCGTGTTGCTCGCCGTCGTCTACTTCCTGCCCGAGGGCGTCCTCGGGTCGCTCCCGGCGCTCGGCGCGGCAATCGATCGCCGTCGCCGTGATCCCGGTCTCGTCCGGAACGACGTCGAGGCGGTCGTCTCGTCCGTTCGTCGGGGCGTCCATCGTGCCGTGACCACTGTTCGAATTCTCGTGTTCGGGGTGAACTGA
- a CDS encoding ABC transporter ATP-binding protein yields MLEARNLRKTFGELRATDDVSLQFGTTDGEMVFIVGPNGAGKTTLVNLLTGLLTPDQGSVVVHEDDGDGTTVEREITGMAPENRVDAGLVRSFQIVHVFEEMTVRENLRVAVLSEQGETLNVLSLDDGHDDVERTVDDLLAQFRLEDVADEVADTLPHGDRKLLDVAMSFGLEPTYLLLDEPTAGVATREKEYVIETIAEASEADDVTTVTIEHDMDIVKSYADRLVVLHEGRVFREGDPSLLETDSELRRVLLGVDE; encoded by the coding sequence ATGCTCGAAGCACGCAACCTTCGCAAGACGTTCGGAGAACTGCGCGCCACCGACGACGTCTCGCTCCAGTTCGGGACGACCGACGGCGAGATGGTGTTCATCGTCGGGCCGAACGGAGCCGGCAAGACGACGCTCGTCAACCTCCTCACGGGGTTGTTGACGCCCGACCAGGGATCGGTCGTGGTCCACGAAGACGACGGCGACGGCACCACCGTCGAACGAGAGATTACCGGTATGGCCCCGGAGAACCGGGTCGACGCCGGCCTCGTCAGGAGCTTCCAGATCGTCCACGTCTTCGAGGAGATGACCGTCCGCGAGAACCTCCGCGTCGCCGTCCTCTCCGAGCAAGGCGAGACGCTGAACGTCCTCTCGCTCGACGACGGACACGACGACGTCGAACGAACCGTCGACGACCTCCTGGCGCAGTTTCGACTCGAGGACGTCGCCGACGAGGTCGCCGACACCCTCCCCCACGGCGACCGGAAACTGCTGGACGTGGCGATGTCGTTCGGACTCGAGCCGACGTACCTGCTGCTCGACGAGCCCACCGCGGGCGTCGCGACCCGCGAGAAAGAGTACGTCATCGAGACGATCGCCGAGGCCAGCGAGGCCGACGACGTCACGACCGTGACGATCGAACACGACATGGACATCGTCAAATCCTACGCCGACCGGCTGGTCGTCCTCCACGAGGGGCGCGTCTTCCGCGAGGGCGACCCCTCGCTGCTCGAGACCGACAGCGAACTCCGGCGCGTCCTGCTGGGGGTGGACGAATGA
- a CDS encoding ABC transporter ATP-binding protein yields MSDPLLEVSNLTATVAGFEVTHGIDLEVGEGEAVALVGRNGAGKTSTFRSIMGLTPIASGSIRFDGEELTDLRSELIPKRGIGYQPEGRDLFTGMTVEENFRLPIWTAGDARSIDDEDAVVEDVFDLFTELENRRDAEVQNLSGGQGKMTAIGRALALQPDLLILDEPLEGLAPVVVENLKSYIREIIDRDISVLVAESNASHVPEIVDRMYVIERGDIVDSGDPDDLVQDEEIQLLMQGGGT; encoded by the coding sequence ATGAGCGACCCACTGCTCGAGGTGTCGAACCTCACCGCCACGGTCGCGGGGTTCGAGGTCACCCACGGCATCGACCTCGAGGTCGGCGAGGGCGAGGCGGTCGCCCTCGTCGGACGCAACGGCGCGGGAAAGACGTCGACGTTCCGATCGATCATGGGACTGACGCCGATCGCCAGCGGTTCGATCCGGTTCGACGGCGAGGAGTTGACCGACCTGCGTTCTGAACTGATCCCCAAGCGGGGGATCGGCTACCAGCCCGAAGGTCGGGACCTGTTCACCGGGATGACCGTCGAGGAGAACTTCCGGCTGCCCATCTGGACCGCCGGCGACGCCCGCAGCATCGACGACGAGGACGCCGTCGTCGAGGACGTCTTCGATCTCTTCACCGAACTCGAAAATCGCCGGGACGCCGAGGTCCAGAACTTGAGCGGCGGCCAGGGAAAGATGACGGCCATCGGCCGGGCGCTCGCGCTCCAGCCCGACCTGCTGATCCTCGACGAACCGCTCGAGGGTCTCGCACCGGTCGTCGTCGAGAACCTCAAGTCCTACATCCGCGAGATCATCGACCGCGACATCTCGGTGCTGGTCGCCGAGTCGAACGCCAGCCACGTCCCCGAGATCGTCGACCGGATGTACGTCATCGAACGCGGCGACATCGTCGACAGCGGCGACCCCGACGACCTCGTGCAGGACGAAGAGATACAGCTGCTCATGCAAGGCGGCGGCACCTGA
- a CDS encoding helix-turn-helix domain-containing protein: protein MIDLNIDMRQYDCPFIDTTDDADVAFSAVQWQLDTDAKKLETRLIAKGESRGELEDGLRRLRAHDNMNDCYVLSKQDNVAQIGTVIDETNAMRTIQRNGGYITGPFQIENGREHWHIGFDDDEDEDETLAELERHNDFDVENRDQFGATTLFDLLENSNSAMHLLEGCRSLTETERKTFEAASQFGYYETPREVTLEELADHFDISKTGVSMNLRRSERKILDAAMSALSSLDGESIGSEP, encoded by the coding sequence ATGATCGACCTCAACATAGACATGCGTCAGTACGACTGTCCGTTCATCGACACGACTGACGACGCCGACGTCGCCTTCTCTGCCGTCCAGTGGCAACTGGACACTGACGCGAAGAAACTCGAGACGCGGCTGATCGCGAAAGGGGAGTCGAGGGGTGAACTCGAGGACGGCCTGCGGCGACTCCGGGCCCACGACAACATGAACGACTGCTACGTCCTCTCGAAACAGGACAACGTCGCCCAGATCGGGACGGTCATCGACGAGACGAACGCGATGCGGACGATCCAGCGAAACGGTGGCTACATCACCGGCCCGTTCCAGATCGAGAACGGCCGCGAACACTGGCACATCGGCTTCGACGACGACGAGGACGAAGACGAGACGCTGGCGGAACTCGAGCGACACAACGACTTCGACGTCGAGAATCGCGACCAGTTCGGGGCGACGACGCTGTTCGACCTCCTCGAGAACTCGAACAGCGCAATGCACCTGCTCGAGGGCTGTCGGTCGCTTACCGAAACCGAGCGAAAGACGTTCGAGGCGGCCTCGCAGTTCGGTTACTACGAGACACCACGCGAGGTCACGCTCGAGGAGCTCGCGGACCACTTCGACATCTCGAAGACGGGCGTCTCGATGAACCTCAGACGGAGTGAACGGAAGATACTCGACGCGGCGATGTCCGCCCTGTCGAGTCTGGACGGGGAGTCGATCGGATCGGAGCCGTGA
- a CDS encoding SDR family NAD(P)-dependent oxidoreductase gives MDSSREQVAVPEITRDRIHTVDDDSFTADNCCIVTGGGSGIGRALSLAAAENGLTVVATDIDDDGLAETVAHGEELGIEAPIETVTADLTVDDDVERIVDEAASYGDVKYLANVAGMQHIDAIEDFPMGAYDRMHRVMLRAPLYLTKLCLPHFRETDDGRGCVGNMASVHGHYVTAEKVAYNVSKFGLRGLTQSIAAEGDGDVRSFSVSTGYVKTPLVANQIPDTAESRGISVDEVISDVMLGQARNDEMMEPVDVANLFVLGFSKLARHLNGGDLLFDGGMTLTYE, from the coding sequence ATGGATTCCTCTCGAGAACAGGTCGCAGTCCCCGAGATCACGCGGGATCGCATCCACACGGTCGACGACGACTCGTTCACCGCCGACAACTGCTGTATCGTCACGGGCGGTGGCTCTGGAATCGGACGGGCGCTTTCGCTCGCGGCAGCCGAAAACGGGCTCACCGTCGTCGCGACGGATATCGACGACGACGGCCTCGCGGAGACGGTCGCTCACGGCGAGGAACTCGGCATCGAGGCACCGATCGAGACGGTGACGGCCGACCTCACCGTCGACGACGACGTAGAGCGGATCGTCGACGAGGCTGCGAGCTACGGCGACGTCAAGTACCTCGCGAACGTCGCGGGGATGCAACACATCGACGCGATCGAGGACTTTCCGATGGGGGCCTACGACCGGATGCACCGGGTGATGCTCAGAGCGCCGCTGTATCTCACGAAGCTGTGTCTGCCCCACTTCCGCGAGACCGACGACGGGCGGGGCTGCGTCGGGAACATGGCCTCGGTCCACGGCCACTACGTCACGGCCGAGAAGGTCGCCTACAACGTCTCGAAGTTCGGTCTCCGCGGACTCACCCAGTCGATCGCGGCCGAAGGCGACGGCGACGTCCGGTCGTTCTCGGTGAGCACCGGCTACGTCAAGACGCCGCTCGTGGCGAACCAGATCCCTGACACCGCCGAGAGCCGCGGCATCAGCGTCGACGAGGTGATCAGCGACGTGATGCTCGGCCAGGCCAGAAACGACGAGATGATGGAACCCGTCGACGTCGCGAACCTCTTCGTGCTCGGATTCTCGAAACTCGCTCGTCACCTCAACGGCGGCGATCTGCTGTTCGACGGTGGGATGACGTTGACCTACGAGTGA
- a CDS encoding DUF7345 domain-containing protein, with translation MLAAALVTLALLGSAVGGVGGARAAETERPPQQSDSAFVVDLEGDGDATTAVTVVFDLESESDRTAFESLRQNETKRDRLENRTESRLQTVVTATAEETGREMAIEATDVSFEVDDADDRGVVTVSATWRSLAAVDGDRLILGEPFASGFAPDRTVVVRLPEGYTLENVTPVPTDRDDRRLVWNASTSLEGYEAVVTPAEASDGDSQPGFGVAVAITAIVGMALVRRRR, from the coding sequence GTGCTGGCCGCTGCACTCGTCACGCTCGCCTTGCTCGGGAGTGCAGTCGGAGGCGTTGGCGGCGCTCGCGCAGCGGAGACAGAGCGTCCGCCACAGCAATCAGACTCCGCGTTCGTGGTCGACCTCGAGGGCGACGGCGACGCGACGACGGCCGTCACCGTCGTCTTCGACCTCGAATCCGAGAGCGACCGGACCGCCTTCGAGTCGCTCCGGCAGAACGAGACGAAGCGGGATCGACTCGAAAACCGCACCGAGAGCCGGTTGCAGACCGTCGTGACGGCGACCGCCGAGGAGACAGGCCGCGAGATGGCGATCGAAGCCACCGACGTCTCGTTCGAGGTCGACGATGCGGACGATCGTGGCGTCGTCACCGTCTCGGCGACCTGGCGTTCCCTCGCGGCGGTCGACGGCGATCGGTTGATCCTCGGCGAGCCGTTCGCCAGCGGGTTTGCCCCCGATCGAACCGTCGTCGTCCGCCTCCCGGAGGGGTACACACTCGAGAACGTGACACCGGTGCCGACCGACCGTGACGATCGGCGGCTCGTCTGGAACGCGAGCACCTCACTCGAGGGGTACGAAGCCGTCGTCACGCCCGCGGAGGCGAGCGACGGGGACTCTCAGCCCGGTTTCGGGGTCGCGGTGGCGATCACCGCGATCGTCGGGATGGCGCTCGTTCGACGGCGGCGCTGA
- a CDS encoding PepSY domain-containing protein, translating to MKRQLLLVAMAVLLCTGAIGPAVVAGVSTADRQTNGGVDVTAGAQLSTVVTATSDEVRTEFENTAFDERIERGNESDRAAAIADRAAVLENRSATLRAEYEAATEAYRNGELDRSAYAQRLASLSARAQGVVESYDRLEERAAEVDDFELAAAGVNETALADGKASVTRLTGAGSEALLRHFTGEERGEVELEFDDGVSIEVESEDGERSREFERPRDGNGTLVISQSDALAIAEDTLSAANGTWILDESETDDGLYEFEFVLTGSEVGDAEVSVDGETGTVVALEEEIAARDEDEDDEDGEEDNEDDEIDEDDDDKRLAILVDEGTPNPGEQVTLVVLADGQPAAGATVAVNGQSVGETNDDGTITVTLPSEEADIEAEYADADAELEFEFDDEREDDSRFQADATVENGTATVSVTFDGEPVSGATVATDDWSGTTDDDGVVSFPFELSDDEDELEVDVVSGELETELELESDGDVVEDGDEDDAEDEDGEEDSEGDEEDDDSEGDEEDDVDDTDDDSEGDEEDDVDDTDDDSEGDEEDDVDDTDDDSEGDEEDDVDDTDDDSEDDDESTV from the coding sequence ATGAAACGACAACTCCTGCTCGTCGCGATGGCCGTGTTGCTCTGTACGGGCGCGATCGGCCCGGCGGTCGTCGCTGGAGTGTCGACTGCCGATCGACAGACCAACGGTGGCGTCGACGTCACCGCTGGCGCACAGCTGTCGACGGTCGTCACCGCCACGAGCGACGAAGTACGTACCGAATTCGAGAATACCGCGTTCGACGAACGGATAGAACGTGGCAACGAGAGCGACCGCGCGGCGGCGATCGCAGACCGCGCGGCGGTTCTCGAGAACCGTTCGGCGACGCTGCGGGCGGAGTACGAAGCCGCCACGGAGGCATACCGGAACGGCGAACTCGACAGGTCGGCGTACGCCCAGCGACTCGCGTCGCTGAGTGCCCGTGCACAGGGCGTCGTAGAGAGTTACGACCGCCTCGAGGAACGCGCCGCCGAGGTCGACGACTTCGAACTCGCCGCGGCCGGCGTGAACGAGACGGCGCTGGCCGACGGCAAAGCGTCGGTGACTCGACTGACAGGCGCTGGTTCCGAGGCACTTCTCCGGCATTTCACTGGCGAGGAACGCGGTGAGGTCGAACTCGAGTTCGACGACGGCGTGTCGATCGAGGTCGAAAGCGAAGACGGCGAGCGAAGCCGCGAATTCGAGCGCCCGCGTGATGGCAACGGGACGCTGGTGATCAGCCAGTCGGACGCGCTCGCCATCGCCGAAGATACCCTCTCCGCGGCGAACGGAACCTGGATCCTCGACGAAAGCGAGACCGACGACGGCCTCTACGAGTTCGAGTTCGTCCTCACGGGCTCCGAGGTCGGCGACGCCGAGGTTAGCGTCGACGGCGAGACGGGCACTGTCGTTGCCCTCGAGGAAGAAATCGCCGCACGCGACGAGGACGAAGACGACGAAGACGGCGAAGAAGATAACGAAGACGACGAAATCGACGAAGACGACGATGACAAACGGCTGGCCATCCTCGTCGACGAGGGGACGCCAAATCCAGGCGAACAGGTGACGCTCGTCGTGCTCGCCGACGGCCAGCCGGCGGCCGGCGCGACCGTCGCGGTCAACGGCCAGTCGGTCGGCGAAACGAACGACGACGGAACGATCACCGTCACCCTGCCCAGTGAAGAGGCCGACATCGAAGCCGAGTACGCCGACGCCGACGCCGAACTCGAGTTCGAGTTCGACGACGAACGCGAGGACGACTCGCGGTTCCAGGCGGATGCGACAGTCGAGAACGGAACGGCGACCGTCTCCGTAACGTTCGACGGCGAGCCCGTTTCGGGTGCCACGGTAGCCACTGACGACTGGAGCGGAACCACCGACGATGACGGTGTGGTGTCGTTCCCGTTCGAACTGTCCGACGATGAAGACGAACTCGAGGTCGACGTCGTCAGCGGCGAACTCGAGACCGAACTCGAACTGGAATCCGACGGAGACGTAGTCGAAGACGGGGATGAAGACGATGCAGAAGATGAAGACGGTGAAGAGGACAGCGAAGGCGACGAAGAAGACGATGACAGCGAGGGCGACGAAGAAGACGACGTAGACGATACAGACGACGACAGCGAAGGCGACGAAGAAGACGACGTAGACGATACAGACGACGACAGCGAAGGCGACGAAGAAGACGACGTAGACGATACAGACGACGACAGCGAAGGCGACGAAGAAGACGACGTAGACGATACAGACGATGACAGCGAAGACGACGATGAATCGACGGTCTGA